In Chitinophaga oryzae, the sequence GCCTTCGAACTGGCGTTCTTTGATGTTTTTATCGAAGAATGTTACCACCCGGCCATTGCTGTTGTTGATGTAGTCCACTTCTTCCTCGCAATAATCACGGATGCCGACCTGTACCAGTTTGGTCAGTTGCGGCACTTCTGCCAGCGCATTGTACATAATGGAGGCATGGGAGTATTGGAATCCTTCATAGGCGTCGCGCAGGTCGCAGTGAGCATCTATCTGGAGAATGCCGAAATCGCCCTTTTGCTCGCCGATGGCTTTGAAGAAACCCAGCGGGGTGCTGTGGTCGCCACCGATCAATGCCACCAGCTTGCCTTTTTCCAGCAGCTGTTTGGTCTGGTTGTACACCCATTCATTCATGGCGCGGGTGCCGTTGTTAACGTCCACCAGCGTTTTCTTCAGAAATTCATTTTCAGAGATATCTCCGCCTTCGGTGAGGAATTTCAGGTACAGCTCCGCTTCCTTGCGCAGGTAGTCGCTGCGCAGCAACAGGTGCTTGTCCGGCTCACGCATGAAAAAGCCCTGTTTCCAGCCATCCTTTACGTCGGCATCATAAAGGTCTACCTGGAAGGAAGCCCGGAAAATATGTTCCGGTCCGCGTGCGGTACCATTGCTGTAAGAAACAGTCACTTCCCAGGGCACAGGCAGCAATACCAGTCGGGCCTCTTCTTCTGAAAAAGGTAAACCAAAAATGTTGTTGGACAACAGCCCCACCGAGTTAGGGTCAAATTGAGATAAATCAGCCATGATATAATCTTACTTTTCAAAATTCCGCGCAAAGATAGGATTATGTTTACTTACAGCCCCCCTTCCCACAAAAAGAATTGCC encodes:
- a CDS encoding agmatinase family protein, translated to MADLSQFDPNSVGLLSNNIFGLPFSEEEARLVLLPVPWEVTVSYSNGTARGPEHIFRASFQVDLYDADVKDGWKQGFFMREPDKHLLLRSDYLRKEAELYLKFLTEGGDISENEFLKKTLVDVNNGTRAMNEWVYNQTKQLLEKGKLVALIGGDHSTPLGFFKAIGEQKGDFGILQIDAHCDLRDAYEGFQYSHASIMYNALAEVPQLTKLVQVGIRDYCEEEVDYINNSNGRVVTFFDKNIKERQFEGETWKAICDSIIETLPQQVYISFDIDGLDPKLCPHTGTPVAGGFEAEQIYYLFKRLIASGRQLIGFDLNEVSASHDDWDANVGARVLFKLCNLLVSANS